In Ailuropoda melanoleuca isolate Jingjing chromosome 4, ASM200744v2, whole genome shotgun sequence, the following proteins share a genomic window:
- the IER2 gene encoding immediate early response gene 2 protein: MEVQKEAQRIMTLSVWKMYHSRMQRGGLRLHRSLQLSLVMRSARELYLSAKVEAHEPEVPLPPVRSPDPRLHQSREAEAVAEAAPPDGEQPSPEPMDTREAPRAEETPALCAPRPAKVSRKRRNSSLSDGGDVGLVPSKKARLEEEEEEGASSEVPDRLQPPPAQAEGAFPNLARVLQRRFSGLLNCSPAAPPTAPPACEAKPACRPADSMLNVLVRAVVAF, translated from the coding sequence ATGGAAGTGCAGAAGGAGGCGCAACGCATCATGACTCTGTCGGTGTGGAAGATGTACCATTCGCGCATGCAGCGCGGTGGCCTGCGGCTGCACCGGAGTCTGCAGTTATCGCTGGTCATGCGCAGCGCCCGAGAGCTCTACCTCTCAGCCAAGGTGGAAGCCCACGAGCCCGAGGTGCCCTTGCCGCCCGTCCGCTCGCCTGATCCTCGCCTGCACCAGTCGCGGGAAGCGGAAGCTGTAGCCGAGGCAGCGCCCCCCGACGGTGAGCAGCCCTCTCCGGAGCCCATGGACACGCGGGAGGCGCCGCGAGCCGAGGAGACCCCAGCCCTCTGTGCCCCGCGCCCCGCAAAAGTCAGCCGAAAGCGGCGGAACAGCAGCCTGAGTGACGGCGGGGACGTCGGACTGGTCCCAAGCAAGAAAGCCCGTctagaagaggaggaggaggaaggagcctcTTCGGAGGTCCCTGATCGCCTGCAGCCACCTCCCGCGCAAGCTGAGGGCGCCTTCCCCAACCTGGCGCGCGTCCTACAGAGGCGCTTCTCTGGCCTCCTGAACTGCAGCCCCGCCGCCCCCCCGACGGCGCCGCCGGCGTGCGAAGCGAAGCCGGCCTGCCGCCCGGCGGACAGCATGCTGAACGTGCTCGTGCGGGCCGTGGTGGCCTTCTGA